Proteins from a genomic interval of Quercus robur chromosome 9, dhQueRobu3.1, whole genome shotgun sequence:
- the LOC126700031 gene encoding transcriptional regulator SUPERMAN-like: protein MEKPYLSKGEGKGKWDSNNFSFEEDHSCGVSWPAKQVFTCNFCKRQFRSAQALGGHMNVHRKDRARLRLLTSSSSDSHNPNPNFTSSPSSSSSKFLPYTHHPLPFLSLPSSSSIDEEKKLELPHLDPLNNPQGRNNMNKKRIIGGVLGFEELRGTFAQKDELKVLKKEDTIKLGLEIGLLKDPQEDLDLELRLGFF from the coding sequence ATGGAAAAACCCTATTTGAGCAAAGGTGAGGGGAAAGGAAAATGGGATTCTAACAACTTCAGCTTTGAAGAAGATCATTCATGTGGAGTTTCATGGCCTGCAAAACAAGTCTTCACATGTAACTTTTGCAAGAGGCAATTCAGGTCTGCTCAAGCTCTTGGGGGTCATATGAATGTTCACAGGAAAGATAGAGCAAGGCTAAGATTGCTAACTTCATCATCTTCCGACAGTCataaccctaaccctaattttacttcatcaccatcatcttcatcatctaagTTCTTACCATACACACATCATCCCTTGCCTTTTTTATCTTTACCATCATCATCTTCTATTGATGAAGAGAAGAAACTAGAGCTACCTCATCTTGATCCTTTGAATAATCCTCAAGGCAGGAACAATATGAATAAGAAGAGGATTATTGGAGGTGTTTTAGGGTTTGAAGAATTAAGGGGTACTTTTGCACAGAAAGATGAGCTTAAGGTTTTGAAGAAGGAAGATACAATTAAATTGGGCTTGGAGATAGGGTTACTGAAGGATCCACAAGAAGATTTGGATTTAGAGCTTCGACTTGGGTTTTTTTAG
- the LOC126698365 gene encoding transcriptional regulator SUPERMAN-like, protein MEYNCQEDSKSSSEESDRSVQNDDMGTGRSYECVYCKRGFTTAQALGGHMNIHRKDRVKTRPSSVPSVSSKADENYVNLRSYTSIQSYPPHYNSTVPEVQVSSQVTFPVSAWHMRPPHTQHTDHVQNNPLHPNLFEEDWRRSLSLQVGPTHVVVEHDREKRREDGSEEDDELDLELRLGHYP, encoded by the coding sequence ATGGAATACAATTGCCAAGAAGACTCAAAGAGCTCAAGTGAAGAAAGTGATCGATCTGTGCAAAATGATGATATGGGCACTGGCAGATCCTATGAGTGTGTGTATTGCAAGAGAGGGTTCACTACAGCACAAGCCTTGGGTGGTCACATGAATATTCATAGGAAGGATAGAGTCAAAACAAGGCCTAGTTCAGTTCCTTCAGTCTCAAGCAAAGCTGATGAAAACTATGTGAATCTTAGATCATACACATCAATTCAAAGCTATCCACCACATTATAATTCTACAGTTCCTGAGGTACAAGTAAGTTCTCAAGTAACTTTTCCGGTATCTGCATGGCATATGAGACCCCCACATACACAACATACTGATCATGTACAAAATAATCCACTGCATCCAAATCTGTTTGAAGAGGACTGGCGAAGAAGTCTAAGCTTGCAAGTTGGACCAACCCATGTAGTAGTGGAACatgatagagagaaaagaagagaagatggcagtgaagaagatgatgaattGGACTTGGAGCTTCGACTTGGTCATTATCCATAG